Genomic DNA from Amycolatopsis alba DSM 44262:
CCGTGCGTGCAGACCAGGAACAGCGGCCCGTCCACTCGCTCGCCGAGCCCGCCGACGCCGTCCACGATCAGGTCGAGGTCCAGCTCGGCCAGATCACTCAGGTCGCGGATCTCCAGGCGTTCCAGCCAGCGGTTGCCCGGTTCGCCCCCGCCGACGTACACGGAACGGCGGCGATCCGGGTCTCGCTGATGCTTGCCGGGACGACGGATCAGCAGCGGGCGGAGCCCGTGAGACCGTCTCAAGTTCTCGAGCAGCTCGCGCCGCTCGGCGGGGAACGCCTCGTCGAGGACGTTTTCCAGCGCATCCGCTGGCCAGGGGCCCGGCTGCTCGATGAGCAGCCAGCAGCGCATGTCCGCCGCGGTGCCGGCTGGACTCGCGCCGAGCATGCGCGCGACGGTCGCGCAGCCCGGCAACGCTGCGGGCGGAGCGTCGGTGTCCGAGAGCTGAGCGGTCATCGCCTGACCCCTCCGGACTTGACCTTAGGCATGCCTTAGCTTACCCCGTCCGAGCTCCCTTCACACTTGTCCTCTTCTGTGAGATTCAGCCGATCGAGAGAAGTCCCTGCGTGGTGAGCTCACCGAGGAAGGCCCGCACGGTCCCCCGATCGAGTTCGGACACCTCGGCGAGTCGCTTGACCGCCTGCGGCGTGCCGTCGAGCAGTGTCTTCAGCACCGGCGCCGCGGCAGCCGCGAAAACGAACCGTCTGCCGTCCGCGAGCAGCGTCACCCGGCCGTCGTCTTCTTCGAGCACCGCCCTCGGGACGAGGAACCGGACCTCGGTCTCGTCGCCGTCGGGCAGCAGGCCGGAGGTCGCCGCCCACGGCAGCCCGACGCGCGGATGCGCCGGGGCCGCCGAGTCGCGCTCGGCCAGGAACCTGTCGACGACGTCGGTGGTCAGCGCGGCTTCCAGTTCCGCGCGCAGGGCGGCGGCGCGGTCGGCGCGCTCCTCCTCCGTCCCGGATCTCGGGAGATCCCGGCGGAACACGGTGCTCGCCCGCAGCTTGTCGGCGAGCCAGGACACCAGGTCGATCCCGGTGGCCGGGCTGAACCCGAGGGTGAGGTGCAGCGACATCTCCCCCACCGCGGTGACGTCGTGCCAGTGCCCGCGGGGAACGTAGAGGACGTCGCCGTCTTCGAGGATGAAGTCGTCGATCGGTTCACCGGGCCGCTCGGGCTGTTCGACATCGCGATGCAGCGGAGCGGGCCTGGTCGGGCCGTGCATCCGCCAGCGTTTGCGGCCCGCGACCTGGATGATGAACGCGTCGTGATCGTCCCAGTGCACGTCGAAACCGTGAGTGACGC
This window encodes:
- a CDS encoding cupin domain-containing protein → MPETPTLADLVAPLGVSQFFQEVQGETYRRFEGPAGRFADLLPWPALNAILRQHRLEFPRLRLALDGTPVPMESYTDLVPTRRSGTVPRLRSAPFTEHLRDGATVVLDAIQELSDPIGDLARGLEHDLRESVQVNLYAGWGVTHGFDVHWDDHDAFIIQVAGRKRWRMHGPTRPAPLHRDVEQPERPGEPIDDFILEDGDVLYVPRGHWHDVTAVGEMSLHLTLGFSPATGIDLVSWLADKLRASTVFRRDLPRSGTEEERADRAAALRAELEAALTTDVVDRFLAERDSAAPAHPRVGLPWAATSGLLPDGDETEVRFLVPRAVLEEDDGRVTLLADGRRFVFAAAAAPVLKTLLDGTPQAVKRLAEVSELDRGTVRAFLGELTTQGLLSIG